In Mustela nigripes isolate SB6536 chromosome 9, MUSNIG.SB6536, whole genome shotgun sequence, the sequence TATTTGTACTTGTCTTGCAACTGGCTATGAAGTGTTTTGGGTTGTTCTGTACTCTTCAACGGTATTATGGCCCAACTTCATGTCACTGAGTGGTTCACAGAGACCAGAGTACAGTCTTTTCAGCAACACCTACAGACCAGTAGTTAGGGATCAGCATGAGGAGCATAATTAACAAAGGACAGAAGTACAATTGTATAATAGCACTTACATAGGTGGTCTTCCCAGAAAGAAGCCAAATGCTtataattaatgtataatttaCTTGTGGATGCTTTTGAAGTCAGGATTGCTCCAGGCACACTTAAAATGTGCTCAAGTATAATGGTCTCTCTAAAAAGAGGCTATTTGGGGGTCCGTCTCTGGACTTTGTTTTAGAGGGCTAGCCATCAGAAAGGGGAGTTTGGCCTTCACAGTTTTATCTGGTGTAGTTTCTGAATTCTCATTTCTTCCTGTACACTAGTTtctaaaatggatgaaaaaagtGGATCACAGAGGAGCAATCAGGTTTTTGCATTCAGATATTCCTATAAAGGTACACAGTCCCACCTTGCCATGTTTGATAGATCACTACTACAAAATTGATCTTCCAATATGGAAAAgcgcaatttttttttccccaaaaaacacAACTGTGTTTTTCCTAAAGCACATGTTAtagttcagaaataaaattttgaatctTAGTAGCTTTTGGCTCATCAGTTAGATTTAGGTAATAGGAGTCTTAGAGTACTTAGAGAATCTTATGAAATCGTATactccacctctttttttttaagttggggtATCCAAAGCTCAAAGAGGTGGCCTGGCCAAGGTTGGCCGAAGTAGAGAAGTGACTAAGAATGAGCTAATGTCTTCTTATTTCTCACTAGCTCTTGGCTTAAAAAGATACAGTACATGATCAAGAGTATATTAGCAAAAAGCTCCCAGTTTGTGCTTCACTTTTGGGAATCCCTGTTGGCTTTTTGAGACAGCCTGGAATTTGCAGACAAAACATCACAGGAAggatgtggggtttttttgttgttttttttgttttttgttttgggggggttagAGTCAATATTACATTCTTCTCAAGAAATTGACTGACGTGGTAGGTGGTGGTCAAGGAGGGAAAGGACAAGTAAAAATAATGTGAGAAGGATCAAAATGTGAAACTGATTTTTGTCTGGAAGCAGTGTTTATTTAGTTTCCATcagggttttctgtttttatttttgagctaTGAGAATGCATGTACAGATAAACCAAAACTGAAGTTTAACTTGAATAGTCACAGGGAATTCTTAAAGTTGTTATAATTTAATGCATTTACATGCGAATCTGATTTGAGTTACAATTTCAACCTTTtgttaaaacacttaaaatgagaataaaattgaGTGATAAGACCAATAGGTATCTTATGCCTAAGGTCACCCATTTTTATGGTCTAATGATGCTACCTAGCATTCTGATTTTTATATGATCCAGCCAAAGAGTACCAAGTCTATGCAACAATGAGACATTAATATGTTAGCCGATGTTTTTCTGAACATCATTTCACCGTAGGGAAATTTCAAGTTGGAGTGCTTTCTTTGCTTACATTCATATCCCTTTTTTGTTATTGGTTTGAAGACTAAAAGACATGGGTTCAAGTAAGATTGGTCTCTTTGGTTGGAGACGATTTCTAGGTTCATTCAGTAGTTGAAAAGCATTTATTGGGCACATTTgttgccaggcactatgctagatACTGAGGATATGAAGGTAAGATTGCTAACGGTCTCTGCCATCACAGAGCTTATGGTCTCAAACAGTTGTGTGGTCTTAGATAAGGTGATTTAAACtaggaataataaagaaaatgccTTGCTTCCTTTGATTACTTAAAATCAGCATCTTGATAgttttttataagtaaaaattttaattcccacCTTTTGCAGCTGCAAACCACTAAAGTGATTTACAGTCTCCTCCATTTCTTGGCTGGAGAGgtgttctgtttctgtgagacattttcttaattttggtgGGACTtgacttttctcctttgtttataCATGTTTCTTAGATTGTATTGCAAAGTGGTCAAGTTAACTGatatcaaatacattttataaggGAAGATGATTTTCAAAACTAGTCATATTCTTATAGAGGAGGAAGATTTTTTAAACCTTAAGTCATTCTGCATTTGTATTTTATGGATCCCTAGGCTAACTAAAAAGAACTCTCTTTACCatagtttggtttttaaaaaattactgtgtgtcaccgttatttatttattatttaattttaaagacaaacTCCAAACTGAAGTGGCTCTGAGGTAAATCAgatgtggttttgttttagtttctttattaGAAGATCTATAAATGGAGGGTGACCAATGTCACCACTTCTAAAATATTgtcctaaacaaacaaaccagaatattttatttcagctgGTGAATAGCTGTTCTAAATCTGTTGTATGTTAGACATACTATGAACTACCTCTTCACTTATTATGGGGAAGTTTCCTTAATAAAAGTGTGACAATTAAATCTCTGGTGtcagtggtttcttttctctatccctcctgctttccttttcaGTCGCCTAAATTCGAATAAGGAATGCTTTCTTCACTCCTACTGTTTAAAACACGTATTAATCAAGCGCTCTGAGCATGGGTTTTGAAGCAAATCTGGTTAACTAGAAATTGTTAGTAGGGTCTTACTTCCAGAACCTGTTAACTGAGGGGGTAGAGCTGCTCCTTTTAAGAACTAGTGCAGACATTCCTTCATTTAGGAAATACTTAATGTCTACTCCATGCTAGACTTCGGGGATGCAAGGATCATAAATCTGAAATACCTCCGCCCAGATGGGTCACAGACTTCAGTACAGGTATCATAATAATGAAGGCAGCCCCTAAGGGCTCACAGGCTCCCAACTGGGAGTCCACTAATTCAAGGGCAATTCAGAATGGCTTCAGGGACGACGTGATTTACGAACGAGATTCTGAAGGATAagtggggggagagaaagggcaCGTGGGAAGAGACAGTCCCAAAGAGCAGACAGAAGGTCTGGGTTTGCCTAGGACTGgcgtgtgggggggggggggtcgggtcACTGTGACATCGCGATGGATGAGGGAAGATCCAGAGGTAGGGGCCAGATCCTGATGGTCATTAGACAAGCAATCTCGAATGTCGATTTTTATGGCGGTCTCCTTTCCTCGGTCACATTTTAAGTTGTAGATggcccagagaggagagaacGGGGCCCGTGACAAGCACGAGGGCCTCCCAGCGATCCCATTCAGGGTGTTCCGATAGACGCGCTGTACTTCAGCCTCACAACCCGTCTGCGATACGGCCACTGGGGAGAACTCACGAAGGGAAAGGCCCGCTCGCCGAAACTGGGGCAGGAGAGATGGGATTTGCCGGAACACGGGTGCCTCTCCGCCATTCTAGGAGCGCggcggcggggctgggggggtgggggaatgaggAAGGGAGAATATCCGCGGATGTCCTTCCGGGACGCCCAGCCCACCCCAGCGAGGAGTAAAGCTAGTTGACACCGGATGTGTTTCCTCCCAAGCGAAGTCCACCTTCCGGCCTGGGCCGCCGCTGCTGCGGGAAGCTGAGCTCTGGCTCTCTAAGTCGGTGAGTGAGCGCGTTGGAGCCCGGCAGGGTGGGAAGccggaagaggaggaggaagaaggcagccAGGCGCGGGCAGGGAGGCTGCGCTGGTGCTGCAACCGCCTGGCGGACAGGGCCTATGGTCCTGGGAGGCTTAGCTCGGGAAGACCTGTGTGTGGCGAGCTGCAGGATCTTCCAGGCCACCTCGGGTCCCGATCAGTTTAACAGATGTTCCCTCCGCTGTGCGTGCTCTGCGCCGGCCCCTGTGCTCCTGGCAGAAACTCAAATGAAGCAGGCACCTTTTCGTGGTGCTCGGGGAGCAACTCACTGTTGGGGAGACAGGAGAAGTCACAGAAGTCCTCATTGATTTGGGTCTTAAAGGAGCCAAATTACTGGCTGAAAGAGGGTTTTAATGGAAACGTGCAGACGTGTATTTGGTCTTCTTGTCCGGGCAGTGGTGAAAATCTCAATATCGAAGGAGCTTTGATGAAAAAGAGAATATACTGAGGAAAGATAAAGCCTTAAAGATGGCTAGGACCAAATAATGAGGGATCTTGTATTTGCTAAGAAGGGTAGGCTGTCCTGGAGGTAGAGGAGAGCAATGGAGGATTTAAAATAcaagagagggacgcctgggtgactcagttgcttaagcatctgtcttcagctcatgataccagggcctgggatggagtcccacattgggctccctgctcagcaggaggtctgctgctccctcttcctctgccccctccccgcacTCGTGTTCACtcttgctagctctctctctctctctctccctctttgaaataaataaaaagactttaaaaaagaaagtagaaaagagatttttttttttttttttttaagttttaagaggTGTTGGTTCTGGTGGCACTCAGGAGGGTAGGTTGGAATATGGGAGAGTGTGGTATAAAGGAGACCTGTTGGAAGACCTTGCAAAGGTCGAAGGGAACAGAAGGAGGACCTGCAGTAGTGATGCAGAATAGGAAATTTGGACATTACATTCAGGTTTCTAATGTGAGAAACTACATTAAGTCCCCTTAGTAGTGGACATTAACAGCGTCTTGGACCACAAAACAGCTAAAATTTAgccaaggagaaaaacagaaaccattaAGTACAACTCAGTGTAGTAGGTGCTGTAACAAAATTACGAAGAACGGGCCATGAGATCataaagaaatgtgttttcattttctcggTTTTGCAATGGTGGCATAGGAGTTCACTCTTTGCACCTAGATTAGAATTTGAATCTTCTTTTACCCAATTcaggtttgggatttttttcttcttttttaccaTCACGGTGTAGGAAAGCATTCCTTATCTTTGCATcaacatttgtggtttttttttttttttgcatagatTGTGACCATGGCTGCTGAATCTGATGTTCTGCACTTCCAGTTTGAACAGCAAGGGGATGTAGTCTTGCAGAAAATGAATCTCTTGAGACAGCAGAATTTATTTTGTGATGTGtccatttatataaatgacaCCGAGTTCCAGGGCCACAAGGTGATTTTAGCTGCTTGCTCCACTTTCATGAGAGATCAGTTTTTACTCACGCAGTCAAAACATGTCAGAATCACCATCCTGCAGAGTGCAGAAGTTGGCAGAAAACTGTTGCTCTCTTGCTATACTGGAGCACTTGAAGTTAAAAGGAAAGAGCTTTTGAAATATTTGACTGCTGCTAGTTACCTGCAGATGGTTCACATTGTGGAAAAGTGCACAGAAGCTTTGTCAAAGTATCTGGAAATTGATCTTTCTATGAAAAATAATCAACATACTGACCTGTGTCAATCCTCTGATCTGGATGttaagaatgaagaagaaaactcAGATAAAGACTGTGAGATTATAGAAATTTCAGAGGATAGTCCTATAAACATAGATTTTCAtgtaaaagaagaggaaagcaaTGTTTTGCAGTCTACAGTGGAGCTGAcatcagagagaaaggaagtgaagTCACCAGAGCTATCTTCAGTAGACATTGGttttaaagataatgaaatttGTATCCTCCACGTGGAATCTATTAGTACTGCCAGTGTAGAAAATGGGCAGTTTTCACAGCCTTGTACCTCTTCAAAAGCAAGCATGTATTTCTCTGAAACACAGCATTCACTGATCAATTCTACGGTTGAGAGCAGAGTGGCAGAAGTTCCTGGGAATCAAGATCAGAGCGTATTTTGTGAGAATACTGAAGCAAATCATGGTACAGTGAGTGAGATTCAGAATCTGGAGGATGCTTA encodes:
- the ZBTB6 gene encoding zinc finger and BTB domain-containing protein 6, with protein sequence MAAESDVLHFQFEQQGDVVLQKMNLLRQQNLFCDVSIYINDTEFQGHKVILAACSTFMRDQFLLTQSKHVRITILQSAEVGRKLLLSCYTGALEVKRKELLKYLTAASYLQMVHIVEKCTEALSKYLEIDLSMKNNQHTDLCQSSDLDVKNEEENSDKDCEIIEISEDSPINIDFHVKEEESNVLQSTVELTSERKEVKSPELSSVDIGFKDNEICILHVESISTASVENGQFSQPCTSSKASMYFSETQHSLINSTVESRVAEVPGNQDQSVFCENTEANHGTVSEIQNLEDAYSLRHQCPRCPRGFLHVENYLRHLKMHKLFLCLQCGKTFTQKKNLNRHIRGHMGIRPFQCTVCLKTFTAKSTLQDHLNIHSGDRPYKCHCCDMDFKHKSALKKHLTSVHGRSSGEKLPRHDLKRQNLL